ATCTGAAGCTCCTATGTGCAGAACGTCATCATGTCGAATGATGAATCAGACCGGAAATTAAATACTGCTTTCATAACTCAGCTCTGCTTGTCAGTGTCAAATCCTAactgacatttttcattatcataaaaatgtaacatattatttgttaaaatgatgtttgaatgaatgtttcTTCCAGGCAGAATCTGCACAAAGCAAAGCAGTGGTGGAACAAACTCTCTGGTCTttaacttaaataaaataagtcaaaactgttcatacttttacttaaaaaaagttaaaggtGCTCATTTAGCAGAAAACCCCTCTACaaagggagattttttttttttacaacccgACGACCCAAACGTTGTGCCAATGCCCTTATTACTGACCCAGGGTGTATCTGTAAAGCCTCGGCTACAGATTTAATAAGAATTAGGAGTCCCTTATGCCTCATTACAAAGTGGTACTTTGTATTTTAAGGAGctcattttattgtttcatttaataaaataacaacGTCATGAACTTTATAAGCTCACTTTGCATGTAAAAATTCATCTGCAATGCTCCTTGTAACGataactgtcaaataaatgtagtggagtaatgGATCAaatataccccccccccccttgaaATGTAAAAGCACATCATAAAGCCCTCATGTCTCCGCTGACCTGTCCTCTGAGAGCGACGCCTGCTCTGCAGCGAAGGACTTCTGACCGGCCAGCATCACCACTTTCAGACTGGTTCCCTCGGCGTACGTTGTGAACACTTTGCAAACCTGCAGAGGAGAACGTGTCAGCTGAGCAAACGTTACTTGAACGATATCAtccacactttgtttttttgttttctcgaAACGTCTCACCTGCTGGGCAAGCTCTTTGGTCGGCAACACAGCCAAAGCCCGGACTTTACACACCACTCGCTCCGTCAGGACCTGATGGTGAAGAGCATCGTTACTTCACCCGGAGAGCGTTTGCGCGTGCTTCTCTCTTCACacatacagggttcacaaaaagttagggatattcgactttcaggtgaaatttatggaaaatgtaaaaagtgaatgctacagtgatattatatcatgaaagtaggacatttaagtagaagcatgcaatggtagattttattcatcttaaacaatttattgaaagaaaatctaacaacagtggagggtaaacgagggtaaacgtaaaattgggacgtggccaaaggacgtccactcctctcctttctgtgactcttccagtctctgtatcactgttgcAACCTAatgatgacactctgtgaccctctaagctcagtggacacttctgtctgaggacttcctgtttgaagcctccagtgttgaggtgctgctgatggtgtcgtcttggtctcatgatgtcagaatgtgaacagcaggatgaggaggactgtttaaataccaattctaactgaagcaggaaatgtattggtggtggttcatcctgaaatttcacctgaaagctgaatatccctaactgtttgtgagtagtgtatgcaCAAGCAGTGGTGCCTACGCCGATCACACGGCAGCTCACCTGTACGACAGGTACGACAAATGCCAGAGTTTTACCGCTGCCTGTTGGTGCAGACACGCAAATATCCCTGGGCTTGTAGCCGCCTCTTCCGGTCAGCAGCCCCTGCTGCGCGCTCTCCAGGATGGCCGGGATGACCTCCGCTTGCACTGTGGGACAGGTCACAGCGTTCTTCAAATCACAACATCCCTTTTTCACCCTAAATCCACCCACACAACACTCACCCAGAGATCTGTTAGAAGGATTTATTCTAACAAAGTAATAACACTCAGCTCAGaacactcgtgtgtgtgtgatgtatgtgaactaacattaatattaacaaGCCAATTCTCAGCCACTGCTGCTGAATACGCGCATCAATATAGCTCGTGTCATTACCTGGGAAAAGGTGCTGAATTCCATTAGTTTGTAGTTTTTTCACCAGCTGAGCAGAAAGTCCTGGGACGTCCGAGATGGGTACTAGATTGCTTTTGATGTCTTTGAGAATCGCATCAGGCTGAGCAAGCCACTGAGGGAGGACTCTCTGAATCTGCGAACGGAGGATATTTAGAATCCCCTAGAGGATGAATACCAATGATACTGGCGACCCTTCCTTTAGCAGCATCGACAAATCACTGTACCTTCTGGACAGGTTTGTTCTCAAATCCTCCCAAAACTGTGAATCCGGTCGGAGCAGGAGTCTTCCCTTCGGTTTgtttctctgcttcctcctcctcctcctcctcctcctcctcctcccctgctgtGTCCTGTCCATCTCTTCCAGTCGCATGAGCGTCTGCAAGACTTTTAGCCGAACTGCCTGAAATccagagacagacaaacggaATCATCTCAGGCACATTCTCAAAACTCAAAACTAGTGTTTAGGGCCGCTTGGGGACAAGCTGTAATTATTACATTGACTTCTTATCACTTAATAAAGTTGCTACTGAAGACTTAACTGTTTATACACCCAGCAGCCTCTAAtggtgtctgcctgctgtttggtgctgaaaaGCCAAATAACATTAGAGGAAGAACGTTGCCAGAACATTATTGTGTTCTCATCCTAAATCTTATGATGCACAGATtctcgtaaaaaaaaaaatccgttTGTACAAGTGTTTCCTGGGGAGGCCCGGTGAGCGCAAAGACACTCAGCTgacacagagctgaggggaactgcagagttggtgTTAATTCTCTGTGAGGTCCTCTAACTAACTTTTCACAGTACGCACCTATTTGATCAACTGTTTCTCTCGCTATATACCCAATTATCTGCAGTGAGCTAAAATGGGCTGATCACATTGGCCATGCCGGTGTTTCAGTTAGGCCCAACACACAATATAACACTACTGGAATgtcatcatatcatattattgATAATATGATTGACGTGACATGAATATATTGCCCAGTTTGGTGTCAACATGTGAACGTATataagaacaaacacacacctgactgaatcttcttcttcttcttctgcttctcaGCGGTACCTTTCTTGCTCTTCTTTATCTTTTCCTCCACAGGCTCCTCGTGGTTATCGGAGTCCGAGGCAAATGAAGGCCCTCCTTCTGATTTCCTCTTTTTGTGGCGTTGAGGCTTTTGACTGCTGTCCTTGTccgcttttcttttcttcttgacGGCCTGCCGTTCTGTCACCTCTTCAGGCCGGCgctgtctctgctctgtcaaGCTCGGTTTCTGCTTCTCCTTtgccttctgctgcagtttAGCCAGTAACTCCTGAGAGCGAGACTCCTTCGAGACActcccatcttcctcctccccgAGATACCTGAGAGCAACGTGGCTTAATGTAAAACAGGCTGCAGATTCTTCAGTGCACTTCTTCTGTACAATCACAGCACAACAGCTTTTAGCCATTTTTGTGACTTTCTGGTTATACAGTTCTAACTACATTTTTGCCATAATTGTGTTATTCACAAAACACTATTCTTTGACAAgttaataatattttgtttagGGGAGCTTTAGCTGTATGAACGAATGCCCCTATGAtctaataaaaagaaaagatactTGTTTCCAACACCATTTTCTAACTTGGTTCTAGGAAGTTCTGACCTAGGAAGGTCATTTTTACCTAAACAGATGACTTGCTAATGTTAATAACACAGTTAATACTTATGTTTCTTAGCAAGAACTGATTATTACTAACTCCAAGTTCTGGTGACTACTTTAGAGATGACAGCAATTAAGGCCAAAATTTGAATATGCAATTCGAGttcatcaaaatgaaatgttccatTAAATAAACAACATGCAACATAAGACAACATATTACAGTAAGTCAGTTAAGGACGAAACATAGTAATTCATCTTCCAAAAATAAAACGCACActtttgaaaataagaaaacatgtcAGTTTTTACCCTGTATTGTTTGCAATTGCACTGTAAGTGAATCTGTTCTaagatctaaaataaaatatgttaatgaGTCGTGTGCCCAAATATCCCTAATATCAGTTTACTTTGTATATCCACACATAATAAGAGTTCATTGTCAACTAGTTACATTAAAGtctttttgctttaattttagCAGACAGAAGCTTAAAATTCCAAGCAGAGGATATTTGGACCAATTGCCAGTTTCTTAAAAAGCACTCAGAACTCCAAGGGCATTTAGTACTGTAAAGGTAGTAAGTGATCATATGGAGGTACAATAAGCCTACCTGTTCACAAGAAACAGAGACATGTCAACTCAGAGATGAAACGCCCCAGCAAAGTTTTTCTGTACTTTTCAGCTTTCCCGCATGAGGGAAATATTCAAACTGAATGAATCCCGTCCAGATCTGTGAGCGGTTCTATGTTttcaaaatactgtaaatgtctACTGAACTGCAGAAACCACCCTTTACCTAAGACATTCATGCCTTTATCATGTGTTTTCCACACTGCATAAGGCGCGGGTTGATGACGCCATCACGGCCAGTCGCACTTTTCCGTCACCAGTCGGTCGCGGCCACATCATTTTTTTTCGCAACTGAAATACAAGTAAGTGATAAAATACAAGTGATTTTGCCTTCAGACCTTTTAGCGGTAAGATATTAAAATGtcgataaaaaaaataatttcagaatAATCGTAACTCAGCCTGAACCTTTTATtcaccacccccctccccagaTGGACCTGCCCACCTGATGACGCTGACCAATCAAAACGAAGTGGCAGAATTTAAACGTAGCAAAAAGATTCATTTGTTGTGCGCTCGCGGCCATTGACCAGGCGTATTCAGTTAGCTGTCATGAATGAGATGTATTAGTTTGCCTTATTTGTGGAGGACTATCAGCAAGCAAAAATGACTGAAGAGTCCGCTGTTAAAGTCTGTGTTCGAGTTCGCCCGCTTATTGCCAGGTGAGCTACATGTTCGGAGCCGTCTTTACATTAACGTTACCAAGTggtagctaatgctaatacaGGCTGTTAACGTCACTTAACTGGTAATCACTCGTAGTTAACGTTAAATTTCGGGTCTTCGTTTCAGCAAATAATAACTATGTATCTggcatacttttatatatttatattttcacttgtgtgtttgacgtttattcttattcttagaCTAACTTAGTGCCGCGGAGCCAGAAGTTTGACGTTTAAAGTTAAcggtgaagtttttttttttctttgtctgagtGACAGAGAAACGAGGACTCGAGATTTATCGTTTTATTAGTGTCGTATTATAACCACAGCTCTGCAGGGACTTATTGATCCGTGTCCTTTCCCCACACGGTAATCTGTTAACATGGTTGTGTATTGCCCGCTGGCATCTACAGGCGCCATTTCTGGTACACTAGAAAACAGGGCTCGTCCATCAAGACCATAATCTTTGATGTTGTTGACATACAATTAGACTTTTCACAACATAATAAATGCGGATGATATTATGAATGAAATTGGGACCTTGAtttctcttgttgttgttgttgttattatacTCCTTATTACATGATGGCTGCCTTAACGATTCAGCCACAAATGAATCCTCCACTAAACCTTCTCTCCTCAACACGCTGCTGAGAGAGTCTAACATTTCCACATGTCGTTTGAATGTGTGTCCTTGTTCCAGGGAAGAAAGTGCTACTTCGGAGAACGCAGAGCCTGTCCAGCTATTTTGGAAAGCTGACAAGAAATCAATTTATCAGGTTGATGATGGGAATTCAACCAAGACCTTTAGTTTTGGTATGTTTTGCCGCATGTTACAGGAGTGTGTGGTTCCTTTTGAGATTATTACCAGAGTAATTGTATTAAAAATCTACTGTAcactcattttcttttgtgtccACAGACCGAGTGTTCACTGCTGAAGAAACAACTAATCACCTGTACCAGGACATTGCAAAGCCACTGGTTGTTTCCACTGTTGAAGGATACAATGGTATGTAATGGAAACTAGAGACGGTGGGATCTCTCTCATGGTAGTGTGTAGTTCCATACACTCACTGTACGCATGTCTGTTCTGTGTTTAATCCACAGGAACCATATTTGCTTACGGGCAAACCTCTTCTGGAAAGACTTTCACCATGATGGGAAGTGACCGCATTCCTGGAGTGATACCTCTAGCTGTGGAAGATGTTTTCCAGAccattaaaaatgtaagaaCTGTATCACATGCTTTAAGTGTTTCACAGTTTGTTCTGTAATCACTGCTTCTTCTaactgatttcttttctttttatgccCAAAGTGTCCAAAGAAGGAGTTCCTTCTCAGGGTTTCGTACATGGAAATCTACAATGAAACTGTTACTGATCTGCTTGTCGACAGCTGGAAGAGAAAACCCCTGGAAGTCCGAGAGCAAATCAATGTAAGTGGACTAGGGTAAACCTCCTTGGCCTGCTTTAGActgctttagctttagctcttGTTGCACTTGCTGGCTAAAGCCGGGTAGATCCACACAGGAGTCAAGGATGCTGTCCATAAAGCCTTAGCCTTATGCTTAGCACTAGCATTACAACCGCTGTACGGCTTCTTCAGCTCAGCCTGGATGGGGTGTTCCTCCTTTAGTCCATTGCAATGCAAGGAGTGCTCCCCTTGTGTATACAGCTTTCTTCCAAGCTGTAGTCgttggttgaaaaaaaaaaaaaaacacacttaataCACAACAATTTTATACTCTGCCTGCaaaaacagttgtataatgtctGTTGTGGCTCAGGAGGGTgcttttaaaatatcatcagGGTTAACTCAGTTTGGACTTGGAGATGACACATTTTCAGTGGAAATCAATTGGAAGCAATGAAGTTTGACATGTTAAATGAATTGCATTATGGGGTAAAAGTGAGGATAAATTGGACAGTTCTCTGGCGAACCCATTTAACAGGTGATTTATTATTAATCTGGGCCTAAGTTCCTTAGTAACATACTTAAAAGCTTAGGAGCAATAAATGCCAGAACGCCTTTGAAAATGTACTTAACTATTTTACGTGATTGCGTCTTCATAATTACTGCGTGCAGAAAAACATCTATGTGGCTGACCTGACTGAGGAACTGGTTACGTCTCCTGCACAAGCTCTGGCCTGGATTCGGAAAGGAGAAAGTAAGATCTAAGGTTATTACTGATCGCGAGTATCAGCCTTGCACTGCAGCTTGCGTGTAACGTGTTTTTCTGCGCAATCTGCTTCCACAGAGAACCGTCACTATGGAAAGACAAAAATGAACCAGCGGAGCAGTCGCTCACACACCATTTTCCGAATGGTAAGCAACACCACGACATGTCACAACAGTAACATGTGGGATTGTGGGGAAATCTGGATTTTTCATGATTTGGTTTTTGCTTAGATCCTGGAAAGCCGTGAAGTAAGTGACCCTGCATCAGGTGAAAACGCTGATGGAGCCATTATTGTGTCTCATTTGGTAAGCTAGCtctttcttattattatttgcattcatattatttcatccatgttttggtttttttcatcattgtttGTGTTACAATAATTATTTGGTCACTAGCAATTTTGCTTTATCTTCCAGAATTTAGTCGATCTAGCTGGATCTGAGAGGGCAAGTCAAACAGGAGCTGAAGGTAAGATGGAGTTGGAGCCATGTGAAATGCACATTAGGGCTGATACTATGTTGGGGCTTACTGAGATCACACCCTACAATGTATACTGACTTTACATCTATTTTGACATCCTAGGCACGCGTTTCAAAGAAGGTTGCAATATCAATCG
Above is a genomic segment from Pempheris klunzingeri isolate RE-2024b chromosome 18, fPemKlu1.hap1, whole genome shotgun sequence containing:
- the ddx51 gene encoding ATP-dependent RNA helicase DDX51, which codes for MSLFLVNRYLGEEEDGSVSKESRSQELLAKLQQKAKEKQKPSLTEQRQRRPEEVTERQAVKKKRKADKDSSQKPQRHKKRKSEGGPSFASDSDNHEEPVEEKIKKSKKGTAEKQKKKKKIQSGSSAKSLADAHATGRDGQDTAGEEEEEEEEEEEAEKQTEGKTPAPTGFTVLGGFENKPVQKIQRVLPQWLAQPDAILKDIKSNLVPISDVPGLSAQLVKKLQTNGIQHLFPVQAEVIPAILESAQQGLLTGRGGYKPRDICVSAPTGSGKTLAFVVPVVQVLTERVVCKVRALAVLPTKELAQQVCKVFTTYAEGTSLKVVMLAGQKSFAAEQASLSEDRGGVRRSLADIVVATTGRLVDHINKNSGLCLEHLRFLIIDEADRMIDSMHQSWLGQVVKAVYRSGRGPEAMSIFSRTEPVHVTAAGLSPPQMPLQKLLFSATLTHNPEKLQQLGLHQPRLFSSTHGHSNTTPAAPAQKQSRFDFPLGLTEYYVPCTLSKKPLLILHFILRMKLSPVLCFTNSREAAHRLYLLVQLFGGVQAAEFSSRLSPGERKKTLKEFQQGKIKLLISTDAAARGIDVDGVKCVVNYDAPQYIRSYIHRIGRTARAGKVGLAFTFLLGVQEKNFLRMVAEAGSPGIQKQIVKPETLKCMEARYEQTLQELANIIKDEKDQ